From one Streptomyces sp. CA-210063 genomic stretch:
- a CDS encoding HAD family hydrolase — protein MRYDLVIFDNDGVLVDSESISNRLLAAHLTELGYPTSYEDSIRDYMGSAMHRVHELVLERTGRPLPEDFDDVFHGRVFAAFERELKPVPGVVGVLEKLVADEVPYCVASSGSHERIRVGHRKTGLDRWFGAGLVFSAQDVGRGKPEPDLFLHAAARMGVTPERCVVVEDSPAGVRAGVAAGMDVYGFTAMTPAEKLVGARGYFADMGELLDLLS, from the coding sequence ATGCGCTATGACCTCGTGATCTTCGACAACGACGGTGTTCTCGTCGACAGTGAGTCGATCTCCAATCGGCTGCTGGCTGCCCACCTCACCGAGCTGGGGTATCCGACCTCCTACGAGGACTCCATTCGTGACTACATGGGGTCGGCCATGCACCGGGTCCACGAACTCGTGCTGGAGCGGACGGGCAGGCCGTTGCCGGAGGACTTCGACGATGTCTTCCATGGACGGGTCTTCGCCGCGTTCGAGCGGGAGTTGAAGCCTGTTCCCGGTGTCGTCGGGGTGCTGGAGAAGCTGGTCGCGGACGAGGTGCCGTACTGCGTGGCCTCGTCCGGGAGCCATGAGCGCATCAGAGTGGGGCATCGGAAGACCGGGCTCGACCGGTGGTTCGGCGCCGGGCTCGTCTTCAGTGCGCAGGACGTGGGGCGGGGGAAGCCGGAGCCGGATCTGTTCCTGCACGCGGCCGCGCGGATGGGTGTGACTCCGGAGAGGTGTGTGGTCGTCGAGGACAGTCCCGCCGGAGTGAGGGCCGGTGTGGCGGCCGGGATGGATGTGTACGGGTTCACGGCGATGACGCCCGCCGAGAAGCTCGTCGGCGCCAGGGGGTACTTCGCGGACATGGGGGAGCTGCTCGACCTGCTTAGCTGA
- the trpS gene encoding tryptophan--tRNA ligase, whose product MTRVFSGIKPTGHLTLGNYLGAVRRWAEVDQHRTDALFCVVDLHALTVDHDPARVRRLSRQAATLLLASGLDPELCTVFVQSQVDEHARLSYLLECVATDGEMRRMIQYKEKAARERERGGSVRLSLLTYPVLMAADILAYGTDEVPVGDDQTQHVELTRDLAVRFNQRYGQTFVVPRATSPKVGARVMNLQEPTSKMGKTDDVGPGIVYLLDEPDVVRKKVMRAVTDSGRDVVYDREKRPGLANLLEILAACSGGNPEDLSGVYESYGALKKDTAEAVVELLRPVQERHKELCADPAYVEGVLRLGAEKARKMARPRVDEAYRAIGLLAG is encoded by the coding sequence ATGACACGGGTCTTCAGCGGGATCAAGCCGACAGGGCATCTGACGCTCGGGAACTACCTGGGAGCCGTACGGCGGTGGGCTGAGGTCGACCAGCACCGTACGGACGCCCTGTTCTGCGTCGTGGATCTGCATGCGCTGACCGTGGATCACGATCCGGCGCGGGTGCGCAGGCTCAGTCGGCAGGCGGCGACGTTGTTGCTGGCGTCTGGGCTGGATCCGGAGCTGTGCACCGTCTTCGTACAGAGTCAGGTGGATGAGCACGCGCGGTTGTCGTATCTGCTGGAGTGCGTGGCCACGGACGGCGAGATGCGGCGGATGATCCAGTACAAGGAGAAGGCGGCGCGGGAGCGGGAGCGGGGCGGGAGTGTTCGGCTGTCGTTGCTGACGTATCCCGTGCTGATGGCGGCGGACATCCTGGCGTACGGGACCGATGAGGTGCCGGTCGGTGACGACCAGACGCAGCATGTGGAGCTGACGCGGGATCTGGCGGTGCGGTTCAACCAGCGCTACGGGCAGACGTTCGTGGTACCGCGGGCCACGTCGCCGAAAGTGGGGGCCCGGGTGATGAACCTGCAGGAGCCGACTTCGAAGATGGGGAAGACGGACGACGTCGGGCCCGGGATCGTCTATCTGCTGGACGAGCCGGATGTGGTGCGGAAGAAGGTCATGCGGGCCGTGACCGACAGTGGGCGGGACGTCGTCTACGACCGGGAGAAGCGGCCGGGGCTCGCGAATCTGCTGGAGATCCTCGCTGCGTGTTCGGGTGGGAACCCCGAGGACCTGAGCGGTGTATATGAATCGTACGGAGCACTGAAGAAGGACACCGCAGAGGCCGTGGTCGAGCTCCTCAGGCCCGTACAGGAGAGGCACAAGGAGTTGTGCGCCGATCCTGCGTATGTGGAGGGGGTGCTGCGGTTGGGTGCGGAGAAGGCCAGAAAGATGGCTCGACCGAGAGTGGATGAGGCGTATCGGGCGATCGGTCTTCTGGCCGGTTGA
- the proC gene encoding pyrroline-5-carboxylate reductase, translated as MTQKVAVLGTGKIGEALLSGMIRAGWAPTDLLVTARRPERAEELRTRYGVTPVTNAEAAKTADTLILTVKPQDMATLLDELAPHTPADRLVVSGAAGIPTSFFEERLAAGTPVVRVMTNTPALVDEAMSVISAGSHASEADLAHAEEIFGAVGKTLRVPESQQDACTALSGSGPAYFFYLVEAMTDAGILLGLPRDKAHDLIVQSAIGAATMLRDSGEHPVKLRENVTSPAGTTISAIRELENHGVRAALIAALEAARDRSRALASGNNS; from the coding sequence ATGACCCAGAAAGTCGCAGTCCTCGGCACCGGCAAGATCGGCGAGGCCCTGCTCAGCGGCATGATCCGAGCCGGCTGGGCGCCCACCGACCTCCTGGTCACCGCCCGCCGTCCCGAACGCGCCGAAGAGCTCCGCACCCGCTACGGCGTCACCCCGGTCACCAACGCCGAGGCCGCGAAGACCGCCGACACGCTGATCCTGACGGTCAAGCCCCAGGACATGGCCACCCTCCTCGACGAACTCGCTCCGCACACTCCCGCCGACCGCCTGGTCGTCAGCGGCGCGGCGGGCATCCCCACCTCCTTCTTCGAGGAGCGCCTGGCCGCAGGCACCCCTGTCGTCCGTGTCATGACGAACACCCCCGCCCTCGTCGACGAGGCCATGTCCGTGATCTCCGCCGGCAGCCACGCGAGCGAGGCCGATCTCGCGCACGCCGAGGAGATCTTCGGCGCCGTAGGCAAGACCCTCCGCGTCCCTGAATCCCAGCAGGACGCCTGCACCGCCCTCTCCGGCTCGGGCCCGGCGTACTTCTTCTATCTGGTCGAAGCCATGACCGACGCGGGCATCCTCCTCGGCCTGCCCCGCGACAAGGCCCACGACCTCATCGTCCAGTCCGCCATCGGCGCGGCCACGATGCTCCGCGACAGCGGCGAACACCCCGTCAAGCTCCGCGAGAACGTCACCTCTCCCGCCGGCACGACGATCAGCGCCATCCGCGAACTCGAGAACCACGGTGTACGCGCCGCACTGATCGCCGCGCTGGAGGCAGCCCGCGACCGCAGCCGCGCACTGGCATCCGGCAACAACAGCTGA
- a CDS encoding ABC transporter permease yields the protein MTTTTNADTTTKTTASTAPKSPRPRALNYSRTTATAARVLRQLGHDPRTIALLVLIPCVMLFLLRYVFDGSPRVFDSIGASLLGIFPLITMFLVTSIATLRERTSGTLERLLSMPLGKGDLIAGYALAFGTLAIIQSTLATGLAVWFLDLDVTGSPWLLLVVALLDALLGTALGLFVSAFASSEYQAVQFMPAVIFPQLLLCGLFTPRPDMHPALEVISNVLPMSYAVDGMNEVLLHTDMTTHFVRDIAIVASCALLVLTLGAATLKRRTT from the coding sequence ATGACCACGACGACGAACGCCGACACGACGACGAAGACGACCGCGTCCACCGCCCCCAAGAGCCCTCGCCCCAGGGCACTCAACTACTCCCGTACGACGGCCACAGCCGCCCGAGTCCTCCGCCAGCTCGGCCACGACCCCCGCACGATCGCCCTGCTGGTCCTCATCCCGTGCGTGATGCTGTTCCTGCTCCGCTACGTCTTCGACGGCAGCCCACGCGTCTTCGACTCCATCGGCGCCTCACTCCTCGGCATCTTCCCGCTGATCACGATGTTCCTGGTGACGTCGATCGCGACCCTGCGTGAACGCACCTCCGGCACCCTGGAACGCCTCCTCTCCATGCCCCTCGGCAAGGGAGACCTCATCGCCGGCTACGCCCTGGCCTTCGGCACGCTGGCGATCATCCAGTCCACCCTCGCCACGGGTCTGGCCGTCTGGTTCCTCGACCTCGACGTCACCGGCTCGCCCTGGCTCCTGCTGGTCGTCGCCCTCCTCGACGCACTGCTGGGCACCGCCCTCGGCCTCTTCGTCTCGGCCTTCGCCTCCTCCGAGTACCAGGCCGTCCAGTTCATGCCGGCCGTGATCTTCCCCCAACTCCTCCTCTGCGGCCTCTTCACACCCCGCCCCGACATGCACCCCGCCCTGGAAGTCATCTCCAACGTCCTCCCCATGTCCTACGCCGTCGACGGCATGAACGAAGTCCTCCTCCACACCGACATGACCACCCACTTCGTGCGAGACATCGCCATCGTCGCCAGCTGCGCCCTCCTGGTCCTGACCCTGGGAGCAGCAACCCTGAAGCGCCGAACGACATAG
- a CDS encoding ABC transporter ATP-binding protein translates to MMNYSSEEPPPQPPASAVPPPIPAIHAQDLTVTRGPRTVLRNLDFAVPQGQITGLLGPSGCGKSTLMRAIVGTQAKVTGTLNVLGHPAGDATLRSRIGYVTQAPSVYDDLTVRQNLAYFAAILDPGRTAADRRHENVTRAIADVDLTTHADALAGNLSGGQRSRGSLAVALLGTPELLVLDEPTVGLDPVLRRELWNLFHTIAAERRATLLISSHVMDEAERCHRLLLMREGEILADDTPEALRTRTHSETVEAAFLRLVDEATATATATGTDAHQKEPAR, encoded by the coding sequence ATGATGAATTATTCTTCGGAGGAACCCCCACCCCAACCCCCCGCCTCCGCCGTCCCGCCTCCCATCCCCGCCATCCACGCCCAGGACCTCACCGTCACCCGAGGCCCCCGCACGGTCCTCCGCAACCTCGACTTCGCCGTCCCCCAGGGCCAGATCACCGGCCTCCTCGGCCCCTCCGGCTGCGGCAAATCCACCCTGATGCGAGCGATCGTCGGAACCCAGGCCAAGGTCACCGGCACCCTCAACGTCCTCGGCCACCCCGCAGGCGACGCCACCCTGCGCTCCCGCATCGGCTACGTCACCCAGGCCCCCTCCGTCTACGACGACCTGACGGTCCGCCAGAACCTCGCCTACTTCGCCGCGATCCTCGACCCCGGCCGCACCGCCGCCGACCGCCGCCACGAGAACGTCACCCGGGCCATCGCCGACGTGGACCTCACCACCCACGCCGACGCCCTCGCCGGCAACCTCTCCGGCGGCCAACGCAGCCGCGGCTCCCTGGCCGTGGCCCTTCTCGGCACCCCCGAACTCCTGGTCCTCGACGAGCCCACCGTCGGCCTGGACCCCGTCCTCCGCCGCGAACTCTGGAATCTCTTCCACACCATCGCGGCCGAGCGCCGGGCGACCCTGCTGATCTCCTCCCACGTCATGGACGAGGCCGAGCGCTGCCACCGCCTCCTCCTCATGCGCGAGGGCGAGATCCTCGCCGACGACACCCCCGAGGCCCTCCGCACCCGCACCCACTCGGAAACAGTCGAAGCGGCCTTTCTCCGCCTGGTCGACGAGGCCACCGCAACCGCAACCGCGACCGGGACCGACGCACACCAGAAGGAGCCGGCGCGATGA
- a CDS encoding SulP family inorganic anion transporter: MCNASNPFRSRSPFRSRSPFRSRARARPRPRFRSRFRVPEGSLWRRELVASVVVFLVALPLCVGVAVASGVPAELGLVTGIVGGLVVGVLPGSSLQVSGPAAGLTVLVYEAVREYGVQALGVLVVGAGVVQLGLGALRLGRWFRAMSVAVVQGMLAGIGLVLVAGQVYALGDVAAPDGGGIGKLVGLGALPGAVDPVALAVGGATVVVLVVWPRWRWGVRFVPAPLVAVGGAALVAWGFDLGVRRVEVRGLLEAVRVPSVDDLGLLAEVGVVGTVLAFALIASAESLFSATAVDQLHDGPRTDYDRELVTQGAGNVVCGVLGALPMTAVIVRSAAGGVPSGGVRAGAGARTKVSRVLPGVWLLVFAALLPGVLGVIPVAALAGLLVHAGCRLVPVRELGVLWRGRDRGEVVVLGVTALAIVAWNLFEGVLVGLALAVAKTAWDISHVQVETEDRGDAGVVVRVIGNATFLRLPKLLDALEGVPRERGVRLELSGLWHVDHACAVAMEAWGAGWVVDQEEEKGKGAGKGEEGDSGSGMGRGAGEGRGAGEGDEGGRSHEGRCPQRVGVQEGGPQEGGLEEGGPEEGGPEGGGPEGGGLEEGGPEGGGPEGGLIEEGLLEEGAVQGRMASSRSTS, translated from the coding sequence ATGTGTAATGCCTCAAATCCATTTCGATCCCGGTCTCCCTTTCGATCCCGGTCTCCCTTTCGATCCCGGGCTCGGGCTCGGCCTCGGCCTCGGTTTCGGTCCCGGTTTCGGGTGCCCGAGGGCTCGTTGTGGCGGAGGGAGTTGGTGGCCTCGGTCGTGGTGTTTCTTGTGGCGTTGCCGTTGTGTGTCGGGGTCGCGGTGGCTTCGGGGGTGCCCGCGGAGTTGGGGCTGGTCACCGGGATCGTCGGCGGGCTGGTCGTCGGGGTGTTGCCCGGCAGCAGCCTGCAGGTGAGTGGGCCGGCGGCCGGGTTGACCGTGTTGGTGTACGAGGCCGTACGGGAGTACGGGGTGCAGGCGCTGGGTGTGCTGGTCGTCGGGGCCGGGGTGGTGCAGCTCGGGTTGGGGGCGTTGCGGCTGGGGCGGTGGTTTCGGGCCATGTCGGTGGCCGTGGTGCAGGGGATGCTCGCCGGGATCGGGCTGGTGCTGGTGGCGGGGCAGGTGTACGCCCTGGGGGATGTGGCCGCGCCCGATGGTGGGGGGATCGGGAAGCTGGTGGGGCTCGGGGCGTTGCCCGGTGCCGTCGATCCCGTGGCTCTCGCGGTCGGGGGCGCCACCGTTGTCGTACTGGTGGTGTGGCCGCGGTGGCGGTGGGGCGTGCGTTTCGTGCCCGCGCCGTTGGTGGCCGTCGGGGGTGCGGCCCTGGTGGCCTGGGGGTTCGACCTGGGGGTGCGGCGGGTCGAGGTGCGGGGGCTGCTGGAAGCCGTGCGGGTGCCGTCGGTCGATGATCTGGGGTTACTCGCGGAGGTGGGGGTGGTCGGGACCGTTCTCGCCTTCGCGCTGATCGCATCCGCCGAGTCGTTGTTCAGTGCGACGGCCGTGGATCAACTGCATGACGGGCCGCGGACCGACTACGACCGGGAGTTGGTCACCCAGGGGGCCGGAAACGTGGTGTGCGGGGTGCTCGGGGCGTTGCCGATGACCGCGGTGATCGTGCGGAGTGCGGCTGGGGGTGTCCCCTCCGGGGGAGTGCGGGCGGGGGCGGGGGCGCGGACGAAGGTCTCGCGGGTGCTGCCCGGGGTGTGGTTGCTGGTGTTCGCGGCGCTGCTGCCCGGGGTGCTCGGGGTGATTCCCGTCGCGGCGCTCGCCGGGCTGCTCGTGCATGCGGGGTGCAGGCTCGTGCCCGTACGGGAGTTGGGGGTGTTGTGGCGGGGGCGGGACCGCGGGGAGGTGGTGGTGCTGGGGGTGACCGCCTTGGCGATCGTGGCCTGGAATCTCTTCGAGGGTGTGCTCGTGGGGCTCGCGTTGGCCGTGGCCAAGACCGCGTGGGACATCAGTCATGTGCAGGTGGAGACGGAGGACCGGGGGGATGCGGGGGTTGTGGTGCGGGTGATCGGGAACGCGACGTTCTTGCGGTTGCCGAAGTTGCTGGACGCGTTGGAAGGGGTGCCCCGGGAGCGGGGTGTGCGGCTGGAGTTGAGCGGGTTGTGGCATGTGGATCATGCGTGTGCGGTGGCTATGGAGGCTTGGGGGGCGGGGTGGGTTGTGGATCAGGAGGAGGAGAAGGGGAAAGGGGCGGGGAAGGGCGAGGAGGGGGACTCGGGCTCGGGGATGGGAAGAGGCGCGGGTGAGGGGAGAGGCGCGGGTGAGGGGGATGAGGGAGGCCGGTCTCACGAGGGTCGCTGCCCTCAGAGGGTTGGCGTTCAGGAGGGTGGGCCTCAGGAGGGTGGGCTTGAGGAAGGTGGGCCTGAGGAAGGTGGGCCTGAGGGGGGTGGGCCTGAGGGGGGTGGGCTTGAGGAAGGTGGGCCTGAGGGGGGTGGGCCTGAGGGGGGTCTGATTGAAGAGGGGCTGCTTGAGGAGGGCGCGGTTCAGGGGCGGATGGCCAGTAGTAGGTCTACGTCGTAG
- a CDS encoding EamA/RhaT family transporter, whose product MRFFGTTWLNHDGTYTARRATVSAGSLAAVLVSCLVLSLAYEGLQLAAIGGFVTILVVIMFATCSALAFGHTWSSFTKRPDPARQSSLRGLLTIGFLGSLTAYFLRSLREAPGESLHREEYTTARDEYERRTSKRTGNPAKRRRA is encoded by the coding sequence ATCCGATTCTTCGGGACGACCTGGCTGAACCACGACGGCACCTACACGGCCCGCCGCGCGACCGTCTCCGCCGGCTCGCTCGCCGCCGTGCTCGTCTCCTGCCTGGTGCTGAGCCTGGCCTACGAGGGCTTGCAACTGGCCGCGATCGGCGGCTTCGTCACCATCCTGGTCGTCATCATGTTCGCCACCTGCAGCGCCCTGGCCTTCGGCCACACCTGGAGCTCCTTCACCAAACGCCCCGACCCAGCTCGCCAATCCTCCCTCCGAGGCCTCCTCACCATCGGCTTCCTGGGCTCCCTCACCGCCTACTTCCTCCGCTCCCTACGCGAGGCCCCCGGCGAATCCCTCCACCGCGAGGAATACACCACGGCCCGAGACGAGTACGAGCGCCGCACATCCAAGCGGACGGGCAATCCAGCGAAGCGACGTAGGGCGTAG
- a CDS encoding SH3 domain-containing protein — translation MSVDQVEEIAGDGEGEQTAKASAEATTTATAATATAAVRYYSVAPGVRLNVRSGPSTSYRIVRVLSEGASVPIFCQTPGQTISGPYGTTNIWDNIDDGEYISDAYVHTGSDGYVAPRCG, via the coding sequence ATGTCTGTCGACCAGGTCGAAGAGATCGCGGGGGACGGCGAGGGGGAGCAGACCGCCAAGGCTTCGGCCGAGGCAACGACAACAGCCACGGCCGCGACCGCCACGGCGGCCGTTCGCTACTACTCGGTCGCCCCGGGCGTCCGCCTCAACGTCCGCAGCGGCCCGAGCACCAGCTACCGCATCGTCCGAGTCCTCTCCGAGGGCGCCAGCGTGCCGATCTTCTGCCAGACCCCGGGCCAGACCATCTCCGGCCCCTACGGCACCACCAACATCTGGGACAACATCGACGACGGCGAGTACATCTCCGACGCCTACGTCCACACCGGCAGCGACGGCTACGTGGCCCCACGCTGCGGCTGA
- a CDS encoding protein kinase domain-containing protein — MAPQRGTGSGAEAELPEYAGQYRLESCLGSGGMGVVHLATSTSGLRLAVKVVHGEFAKDPEFRGRFRQEVAAARRVSGAFTAPVVDADTDSPRPWMATLFIPGPTLAEHVKRNGPMPPGQLRRLMAGLAEALRDIHRAGVVHRDLKPSNVLLAEDGPKVIDFGISRPKDSELRTETGKLIGTPPFMAPEQFRRPREVGPAADIFALGSVTVHAATGRGPFDSDSPYVVAYQVVHDEPDLTGVPANLAPLVGACLAKEPEDRPTADELMRELRSVAASYDTQTFIPTQRAEWEGKGEGGDSGRAGRRERGDSWVTPLGRTADENTDKGTGTETGPGAGGDGLGGDSAGGSPAGKRLRKRAVLVAASLVLVAGAGFGAVQALGGDGVRAGGDTATPRASGAAAAAPALKPWATKPAARKNGTPQCSYGAGKLLCVQPGLVSALDPADGGVLWRHTVDGVGVTGTSDPPVESGGLVHVLTDEGARLQALDPDSGEVRWERDVAAYGGQRYVGGTLLLTGAGGTVTGVDSATGDTRWSGRIPSQPEAYFTSFDGDPLAYVASVTGEGAGARTRITAVDPDTGDVRWDARLEGRLEPVGSHDGALFFASLGGAYGDTVAVVRYDPDPDAEATVRVALPLPVQEARGLVRGGVVYLLGGLGGSLVAVDMDARKQLWRTETEVARTSAPVADDRHVYFTSSDGRLLAVGARKGGLSGGTTSRLGASDRVTAALPEPVVIDGRVCAGAPDGTVLGLDGNDPASW; from the coding sequence ATGGCACCGCAGCGGGGTACCGGGTCGGGAGCGGAAGCGGAACTTCCCGAGTACGCCGGTCAGTACCGTCTGGAGTCGTGTCTGGGTTCTGGTGGCATGGGTGTCGTCCATCTGGCCACCTCGACCTCCGGGCTGCGGCTCGCGGTGAAAGTCGTGCATGGCGAGTTCGCCAAGGATCCCGAGTTCAGGGGGCGGTTCAGGCAGGAGGTCGCCGCCGCCCGGCGCGTGAGCGGTGCCTTCACCGCGCCTGTCGTCGACGCCGACACCGACAGCCCCCGGCCCTGGATGGCCACCCTCTTCATTCCCGGTCCGACCCTCGCCGAGCACGTCAAGCGGAACGGGCCCATGCCGCCCGGGCAGTTGCGGCGGCTCATGGCCGGGCTGGCCGAGGCCCTGCGCGACATCCACCGCGCCGGTGTGGTGCACCGGGATCTCAAGCCCAGCAATGTGCTGCTCGCCGAGGACGGGCCCAAGGTCATCGACTTCGGCATCTCCCGGCCAAAAGACAGCGAACTGCGCACCGAGACCGGGAAGTTGATCGGCACACCGCCGTTCATGGCTCCCGAGCAGTTCCGGCGGCCCCGGGAGGTCGGGCCCGCCGCCGACATCTTCGCCCTCGGGTCGGTGACCGTGCACGCGGCCACCGGGCGCGGGCCCTTCGACTCCGACAGCCCTTACGTCGTCGCCTACCAGGTCGTCCACGACGAGCCCGACCTCACCGGCGTACCCGCGAACCTCGCGCCGCTCGTCGGCGCCTGCCTCGCCAAGGAGCCCGAGGACCGGCCCACGGCGGACGAGCTGATGCGCGAACTCCGGTCCGTGGCCGCCTCGTACGACACCCAGACCTTCATACCGACCCAGCGGGCGGAGTGGGAGGGGAAGGGAGAAGGGGGCGATTCTGGGCGGGCGGGGCGCAGGGAGCGGGGCGACAGTTGGGTGACGCCCCTTGGCCGGACCGCCGACGAGAACACGGACAAGGGCACGGGGACGGAGACGGGTCCAGGTGCCGGCGGGGACGGCCTCGGTGGCGACTCCGCGGGCGGGAGCCCGGCCGGAAAGCGGCTGCGTAAACGGGCCGTTCTGGTCGCCGCCTCGCTGGTGCTGGTCGCGGGGGCGGGGTTCGGGGCCGTACAGGCGCTCGGGGGTGACGGCGTACGGGCCGGCGGTGATACGGCCACGCCGCGGGCCAGTGGGGCCGCGGCCGCCGCTCCCGCCCTCAAGCCCTGGGCCACCAAGCCGGCGGCCAGGAAGAACGGGACGCCGCAGTGCTCGTACGGGGCGGGGAAGTTGTTGTGCGTGCAGCCGGGGCTGGTGTCCGCGCTGGATCCGGCGGACGGCGGTGTGCTGTGGCGGCACACCGTCGACGGGGTGGGCGTGACGGGCACGAGTGATCCGCCCGTCGAGTCGGGTGGGCTGGTGCACGTACTGACGGACGAGGGCGCCCGGCTCCAGGCGCTCGACCCGGACTCCGGCGAGGTGCGGTGGGAGCGGGACGTCGCCGCGTACGGCGGGCAGCGGTACGTGGGCGGCACGCTGCTGCTGACCGGTGCCGGCGGGACGGTCACCGGTGTGGACAGCGCCACCGGCGACACGCGGTGGAGTGGCCGGATCCCGTCGCAGCCGGAGGCCTACTTCACGTCGTTCGACGGGGACCCGCTGGCGTACGTGGCGAGCGTCACCGGCGAGGGGGCGGGGGCCCGGACGAGGATCACCGCGGTGGACCCGGACACCGGGGACGTGCGGTGGGACGCCCGGCTGGAGGGCCGCCTGGAGCCGGTGGGGTCGCACGACGGCGCCCTCTTCTTCGCCTCGCTCGGGGGCGCGTACGGCGACACGGTGGCCGTGGTCCGGTACGACCCCGACCCCGACGCCGAGGCGACGGTTCGGGTCGCGCTGCCCCTGCCGGTCCAGGAGGCGCGCGGGCTCGTGCGGGGCGGGGTCGTGTACCTGCTGGGCGGCCTGGGCGGTTCGCTGGTGGCCGTCGACATGGACGCCCGTAAGCAGCTGTGGCGGACCGAGACGGAGGTGGCGCGGACTTCGGCACCGGTCGCCGACGACCGGCACGTGTACTTCACCTCGTCCGACGGGCGGCTGCTCGCGGTGGGCGCGCGGAAGGGCGGGCTCAGTGGCGGGACGACCTCGCGGCTCGGAGCCTCGGACCGGGTCACCGCCGCGCTGCCCGAGCCCGTGGTCATCGACGGACGGGTCTGCGCGGGCGCGCCCGACGGGACCGTGCTCGGGCTGGACGGGAACGATCCGGCGAGCTGGTGA